The Tripterygium wilfordii isolate XIE 37 chromosome 18, ASM1340144v1, whole genome shotgun sequence nucleotide sequence cccctcaagctggtgcGAAAAGATTGACGAGACCCAGCTTGACAAGAGATGACTTAAGTAAAGAAGGACCTATTGGTTTAGTAAACATGTCCGCAGTCTGAGCCGATGAAGGAACAAACCTAGGAGTGATAATGCCAGACCGAACTTTTTCCCGAATGAAATGGATGTCAACTTCTATATGCTTAGTTCTTTCGTGAAGAACTGAGTCGGATGATAGCATGATGGCAGACTTGTTATCACAGAATAAAGAGGACGAGTCTGTTACAGAAATACCCAATTCAGTGAGGAGAGAACGAAGCCACATGATTTCGCATGTACCTTGAGCCATAGCACGATATTCAGATTCAGCTGATGATCGAGAAACAACtgcttgcttcttacttttccatgagataagatgattaccccggaaagtacagaagccagaggtagaacgcctatcacttatggaacccgcataatcagcatcagtgtAGCCCGAGAGATCAGATGGTATATAGCATGAGAGACTAGATGGTGGACCTGACATCTCTCCAGAAGCATAGAATAATCCGAGACCAGGGCAagatttgagataactgagaataTGATAAACAGCATCCAAATGGGAAGTACGTGGAGAATGCATGTACTGACTAACAACACTAACAGCAAACGTGATATCTGGTCTTGtgtttgtcaaataaataagaCGTCCCACAAGACGCTGATACATTGATGGATCTGATAAACAATCTCCTGAGTCTGGTGATAGCTTGAGGTTAGGAATCATAGGAATAGAGGCAGGTTTACAACTAAGCATACCCGTATCCTGCAGAAGATCAAGAACATATTTCCgctgggataaaaatatgccacggcgagaacgagcaacctcaatgccaagaaaatatcggaggggacctaaatccttagtatcaaaggattttcgcagatcatcctttacctgaacaatacctggggagtcatctccagtaataaggatatcatcaacatagactgaGATAATAATGCACTTGCCCTGAGACTGGCGACGAATGAAACATGTGTGATCCGAGTGACACTGAACAAACCCCATAGCAAGCACAACTTCACTGAAGCGGCCGAACCATGCCCGAGGAGACTGCTTAAGGCCATAAAGAGATTTTCGGAGACGACATACTTTCCCCGAATACTCCCCCTGGCCGTGAAAACCTGGTGGAGGATCCATGTAGATAGTTTCGGAAAGGTCCCCATTGAGGAACGCATTTTTAACATCCATCTGATGTAGAGGCCAAGAGTATGTAGCAGCAAGAGAAACAATGAGACGAACTGTAGTAAGTTTCGCCACTGGAGCAAACGTGGCTCCAAAGTCTTTGCCGGGAATCTGAGTgaatcctttggccacaagacgagccttatagcgatcaaccgaaccatcagcctgatacttgatagtgaacacccacttacaaccaacagTGCTCTCACCAGAAGGAAGATCAACAAGGTCCCAAGTATGATTACGTTGTAGGGCATCCATCTCTGCTTCCATGGCAGAGACCCACTTAGGATTCTGGAGAGCAGAGTGGACAGAGCGAGGGATCAAATCGGAGTCAAGCTTGCTAAGAAAGGTCTTATAGGAAtctgaaaaacaatgataagaCAAATACTTGGCAATGGGATGGTCAGTACTACTCGTAAATCCAAAACGGGAAGGGGGATGACGATCACGAGTGGGGTAACGAGGAACAGAAATAGGAGAAAGGGAAGTACCTGATTCCGGAGAAGACGTTGGCGGAGGGGCAGGAGCATACGGGCGCCGAGTATAGACCTGATCAAAGGGAACAAGAGATGGTGCACTAGGAGTAGATGATGAGTCAGGAGAAGGTGAAGGGGAGGAAGACTCGGGTAACAAAATCGGTCGTGGAGGTGATGATTGATCTGGGATGGTGAGAGAAGGCTCCACGGTCGGTTCTGATATAAGAGGGCTACCTGAGAAAAAAGGAATAGTCTccaaaaaagtaacatccaaAGAGTGATAAAAGCGACGAGAAACGGGATCATAACATCGATAACCTTTAGACATGGAAGAATACCCGGTAAAAACACAGCGAATGGCTTTATCATCAAGTTTGGTACGGGAGGTACTACGATTTTGAACAAAACAGGTACAGCCAAACacacgaggaagaagagaaaacagagtAGTACCTGGCTGAAGGACATGAAGGGGTGTTGCACCCTGAAGTGCCCAACTCGGCGTACGATTGATAAGGTATGTGGCAGTAAGTACAGCTAAGTGCCAGAAAGTTTTGGGGACATTCATACCTCGAAGAAGACATCGAACGACAGACATGATGTGACGGTTCTTGCGTTCCGCGACACCATTTTGTTCAGGTGTGTAGGGGCACGTGAGCTGTTGAAGGATCccattttgagcaagttgagtgcGAAACTCATTGGTGAGATATTCACCGCCATTGTCAGACCGAATGGCACGAACAACagtattgtattgagttttaaccatgtgaagaaaattagtgaaatgatcaaagacttcagatttgtttttcataagataaacccaagtacatcgagtgtagtcatcaataaaggtaaCATAATAACGATGTTGAGAAAAAGCAGTAGTGGGAGATGGTCCCCAGACATCAGAGTGAACAAGGTCAAATGCAGCGGGAGAACGACGCATGCGAGGAATATAAGAAGTGCGTGTATGTTTGGACAATCCACAAACctgacaatgaaatttaaaatttttgcacgCTTTATTCAAAGGCGGAAAAAGCGAACATAGATATTGAAAGTTTGCATGGCCTAGACGAGCATGCCACAAATCTACAGTAGCAAGggaaaaaacagaggaagataaagtagaaggatctagaacagaggaagataaagtagaaggatctagaaccgatagtgtggaagcttgaagactagacaatgagacatcAGATGAAGGTGGGTCACCAAAGTAGTAGAGGCCGTCATGCTCAAACCCCCTGCCAaaaatcttcttcgaagtcAGGTCCTGTAAAAAACAACGGTAAGATAAGAAGACAACAGCACAATTCAGGTGTTTGGCAAGGCGACTGACAGAGAGAAGATTACATGTAAATTTAGGAACATAATAAACAGAAGGAAGAGTAATATCTGGAGACAAACGGGCACTGCCCTGACTACGAATTGGGAGAGAAGTACCATCAGCAATACAGACAGATTGGTTGATAGGAGTAACAGAAGAGGTGAAGGTGGAAAGCTCACCAGTCATGTGGTTGTTAGCCccagaatccaaaatccaagtggGATTCCCTGACTTACCATGGAAAGCAGTAGGAGTACCTGCAGCAATAATAGCTGATGACTGTAGCtgagcaatctgggactggagttgagcaatctgggactggagCTGGCTCAAATCTGGTGAAAGATGACTATAATCCATGTCGGCAAAAGTAAATTGCCACAGTGCAAGCCAAGAAATCGTAAAATTTTACCCAAAGTTAGGCAGTAGTCGAATCAATTCGTGAAATAATCACGACTGGCAGAGATACACCAAGACAGAGATTTGCCAAAGATAACCCAACAAAGATACTTGCAACACTCGCTAAGAGAAACCGATAGACACGCGCGACGAGAGATAGGTGCGCGCAGAGACAGATACacacaaatatgtttgagatagaTGTGTGCGAAAAGAGACAGATGCGAACAGAGTCACGCTTGAGATAAAGAGCTGCCGaattagggaaactaaatcaatcaaatcaacctaattctaggaaactaaatcaaagtaattaaagggaatatttacaacccataattacaagaaacataatattctctcataattccaacactttctccattgatttctcACCTTGTGCTGCCTTGGGCTTGAAGGTCActgtttcttcattatttgtcaTTGTTAGCGTGCCTTTAtacacatcaattgtcatctttgcagtcttcatgaatggtcgccccaaaatcaatggaatttcttcTCCATGACCTTGGCAATCTCGCATATCAAGTACTAGAAAGTCAGCTGGAAAAATTAATCCATGTATCTTAACTAAAACATCTTCTAGTACTCCTTTAGGATATCGAATAGATCGATCGGCCAATTGTATGCCCACAGAGGTCTTTTTGAGTGCAcctacattcaaagattcaaaaacagaaagagacattagattaattgatgcacccaaatccaataaagcatgttcaaaattttgattggatatgcaacaaggtatagtgaaactccctggatccttaaGCTTTGGCGGCAACTTCGTTTGTgatatggcactacactcttcagttAGTTGAACCACCTTATTCTCATCCAACTCATTCTTTTCTTGCACAGTAGAAGGTTCCACGTCCCTCTTCGGGTTTGTCTTTTGTAATGATTGcacttcttctttatttcttctAAGGTGTCCCGAAAACGGGATTGGAGGGACATAAGGTCTCACGGGTGGAGCAAGTTTGTCGGGGTCAGACCAACCATTCATGACTGTACATCGTGGCTGTTCTTTTGCTTGATATGTGACAATCTTGTTCGATATTATTgatattttcaaattataatcAACAGCTTTCTGTTCTCCAAAATCTGTAGCAACTCGGCTTTGCTGCTCATCACAAACGGTAATTGCCATGGCTTGCTCTCTAGTGTTCGGATTGATCTCAGTTTGACTTGGAAATTTTCCGGCCTCTCTTCGACTCAATGCCTCTGCAATTTGCCCCACTTGAGCCTCCAATTTCTGTTGACTGATAGCCAATTGTCGCACCATGTCCTCCAATGTGGTGGTAGGTGGATTGGCTTGATTCTGGGTGTTTttccaagaaaagtttggatgtgCCTGGAAACCTGGATTATAGGAGTTAGAATAAGGATCAAACCTTGGATTCCGATTGTAGGAGTTCATCATATTTGCTTGCTCTTGCACAAACTCTGGGAAATCCACTCCTTGAGGGCATGTAATGGTGGCATGGCCAGGAACATGACATATGGCACATAGCTCTTGTTGAATTGTACGCCCATTCATCGCtagaagcatgtccaacttACTAGCAATGGCGTCAACCTGCGATCTCGGTGCAAAAGTGTCGGAATTATTAAGTTCATAAACACCAGCTCGCTTACCTCTGACTTCCGAATGTTGCGTCTCAATAGCTAGTCTCTCAAATAAATTTTGACATTCCGTTGGGGTCATATTCCTAATCGATCCCCCTGCATAATTATTAACTGCAGCTTTGCTATAAACTGTCAGTGCCTTGTAGAAAATACGCATCAACACTAATAAAGGCAA carries:
- the LOC119983418 gene encoding uncharacterized protein LOC119983418 encodes the protein MVSSMSLSTRVTEEHLRLKIFPYTMKDKARTWLNGLRPGSLATWTEVQNKFLENFFSTQKADALRDKIMQFEQQLDESFSEAWERFNNLLTQCPHHALPLLVLMRIFYKALTVYSKAAVNNYAGGSIRNMTPTECQNLFERLAIETQHSEVRGKRAGVYELNNSDTFAPRSQVDAIASKLDMLLAMNGRTIQQELCAICHVPGHATITCPQGVDFPEFVQEQANMMNSYNRNPRFDPYSNSYNPGFQAHPNFSWKNTQNQANPPTTTLEDMVRQLAISQQKLEAQVGQIAEALSRREAGKFPSQTEINPNTREQAMAITVCDEQQSRVATDFGEQKAVDYNLKISIISNKIVTYQAKEQPRCTVMNGWSDPDKLAPPVRPYVPPIPFSGHLRRNKEEVQSLQKTNPKRDVEPSTVQEKNELDENKVVQLTEECSAISQTKLPPKLKDPGSALKKTSVGIQLADRSIRYPKGVLEDVLVKIHGLIFPADFLVLDMRDCQGTLTMTNNEETVTFKPKAAQALYLKRDSVRICLFSHTSISNIFVCICLCAHLSLVARVYRFLLASVASIFVGLSLANLCLGVSLPVVIISRIDSTTA